From a region of the Malania oleifera isolate guangnan ecotype guangnan chromosome 12, ASM2987363v1, whole genome shotgun sequence genome:
- the LOC131144887 gene encoding protein CHUP1, chloroplastic, with product MVAGKMKAAMGLQNSPRTLKPETTPTKSHTPSPSSGKVSAKTMFSRSFGVYFPRSSAQVQPRPPDVTELLRLVEELRERESRLKTELLEQKLKKESAAIIPVLESEISAKNAEIERCSMRIECLEAENGRLRTEVETLRANIEEKRRESEQKMKAMEAEMADLRRNVEESNRRSESKELWKEAGENDEMLSSQRFQSLSDLSSKSYLMKNLKKGVKCTSVNGSNQENHKVECGDLKIRDEVETERPRHSRSNSEEIAETSESILSAARSRIPRVPKPPPRPSSSSSSSSSSSSAQTSNITESKATAEQAILPPPPPPKSMPPPPPPPPPSKAAPPPPPPPPPRTKGLKPVPAKVRRVPEVVEFYHSLMRRDCSRRDSSVGAADPPVASSARDMIGEIENRSTHLLAIKTDVEIQGDFIRFLIKEVENAAFTDIEDVVLFIKWLDDELSYLVDERAVLKHFQWPEQKADALREAAFGYCDLKKLESEVSSFHDYARQPCGPALKKMQALFDKLEHGVYNLSRMRESATNRYKVFHIPVDWMLETGFVSQIKLASVKLAMKYMKRVSAKLETGGGGPEEEELIVQGVRFAFRVHQFAGGFDVETMRAFQELREKARSYQVLQCQSQQHQKLLCRSTTIPINL from the exons ATGGTGGCCGGAAAGATGAAAGCGGCAATGGGGTTGCAGAACTCACCCAGAACTCTTAAGCCGGAGACTACGCCGACGAAATCCCATACCCCTTCGCCCAGCTCTGGGAAGGTTTCTGCGAAGACGATGTTCTCTCGCTCATTCGGTGTTTATTTTCCTCGCTCCTCCGCCCAGGTGCAGCCACGGCCGCCAGACGTGACGGAGCTCCTCCGCCTCGTGGAGGAGCTGCGCGAGAGAGAGTCTCGCCTGAAAACAGAGCTTCTCGAGCAGAAGCTCAAGAAAGAGTCCGCAGCCATTATTCCTGTTCTGGAGAGCGAGATATCGGCGAAGAATGCTGAAATCGAAAGGTGTTCGATGAGGATTGAGTGTCTGGAAGCTGAAAACGGGAGGCTCAGAACAGAGGTAGAAACGTTGAGAGCAAATATTGAAGAAAAACGGAGAGAGAGTGAGCAGAAGATGAAGGCAATGGAGGCCGAGATGGCAGATTTGAGACGAAACGTTGAAGAAAGTAACAGAAGAAGCGAGAGTAAGGAGCTGTGGAAGGAAGCAGGGGAGAATGACGAGATGTTGTCATCGCAGAGGTTTCAAAGCTTAAGTGATTTGTCCTCGAAGTCCTATCTGATGAAGAATTTGAAGAAGGGAGTGAAGTGTACGAGCGTTAATGGTTCGAATCAGGAAAATCACAAAGTTGAGTGTGGAGATTTGAAGATCAGAGATGAAGTTGAAACAGAGAGACCGAGGCACTCTCGATCTAATTCGGAAGAAATCGCCGAGACCTCCGAGTCGATACTGTCTGCCGCTAGATCTCGCATTCCTAGGGTTCCAAAGCCTCCCCCAAGaccatcttcatcttcttcttcttcatcgtcGTCGTCGTCAGCTCAGACTTCTAATATTACAGAGAGTAAAGCTACGGCAGAACAGGCGATTCTACCTCCACCTCCGCCACCAAAATCAATGCCACCGCCGCCTCCTCCTCCACCGCCGTCGAAGGCTGCGCCACCACCTCCGCCCCCTCCCCCGCCACGCACGAAGGGGCTAAAACCGGTGCCGGCGAAGGTAAGACGAGTGCCGGAGGTGGTGGAGTTCTACCACTCTCTAATGCGAAGAGACTGCTCCCGGAGGGACTCTTCCGTCGGAGCGGCCGACCCACCGGTCGCCTCCAGCGCCCGCGACATGATCGGGGAGATCGAGAACCGCTCCACCCACCTGCTCGCC ATCAAAACAGATGTGGAAATCCAAGGAGACTTCATTAGGTTTCTGATCAAAGAAGTTGAGAATGCTGCATTCACTGATATTGAAGATGTAGTCCTCTTCATTAAGTGGCTTGACGATGAGCTCTCTTATTTG GTGGATGAAAGGGCAGTGCTAAAACACTTCCAATGGCCCGAACAGAAGGCAGATGCCTTGCGAGAAGCCGCATTCGGGTACTGTGATCTCAAGAAGCTCGAGTCGGAGGTGTCCTCCTTTCATGATTATGCAAGACAACCTTGTGGCCCTGCTCTTAAAAAGATGCAAGCTTTGTTTGACAA ATTGGAGCATGGGGTGTACAACCTCTCGCGAATGAGAGAATCAGCTACTAATCGATATAAGGTGTTTCATATTCCTGTGGATTGGATGCTTGAAACTGGATTTGTGAGTCag ATCAAGCTGGCTTCTGTGAAATTAGCAATGAAATACATGAAAAGAGTATCTGCAAAGCTTGAAACGGGAGGCGGTGGTCCTGAAGAAGAAGAGCTTATAGTTCAAGGAGTAAGATTTGCATTCCGAGTGCATCAG TTTGCCGGAGGTTTTGATGTGGAAACCATGAGAGCATTCCAAGAGCTGAGAGAGAAAGCAAGATCGTATCAAGTACTACAGTGCCAAAGCCAGCAACACCAGAAGCTTCTGTGCAGATCAACCACCATCCCGATCAATCTGTAG